The genomic DNA ACAGCGGTGTCACTGCTGTTCCGAGCGACGGGCCGGCAACCAGGACGGGCGCTGCGGGACCGGCGTCGGAGAGGCGGGAGGCTTTGATGGCGGGAACACTCATGCTGAGGGCTTTCCGGGGTAGGCAGCCGTGATGCGCTCTATAAGTGCGGCGGCCTCCCCTACGTAGTTGACGGGGTCAAGGATGTCCGCGAGCCGGTCGTCGGAGAGGATGTCCTCCGGAACGGTGCTGCGCAGCACGGTTGCGAACGGCTCGCCGGTGGAGAGCGAGTGGGCGACGGCCTCGGATACCAGCTTCTTTCCGCGGCCGGCCACACCGTCGTCGAGCAGCGGGGCGACGACGGCCATGATCTTCTCGCTGACCACCAGCGGGCCGGCTGCTGCCAGATTCCGTTCCAGTGCCCGGGTGTGAACCTGCAGGCCCGCGGCCAGCTCGGCGAGTTTGGCGGCTGCTCCCCCGGCCAGGCGGAGCAGGGAGCGCAGGGCCTGCCATTCAACGTGCCAGGATCCGCTGGGACGCTCGTCGTCCGCCGCTGCGGCGGCAGCCTGCAGCTGCACGCCGTGGCCGGGTGCGGCAAGGGCTGCGCTGCGGATCAGTACGGACAGCACCGGATTCTGCTTCTGCGGCATGGCGGAGGAACCGCCGCGGCCGGCGGCCCGCGGTTCGGACACCTCGCCGATCTCCGGCCGGCTCAGCAGCAGCACGTCGTTGGCCATTTTGCCTGCCGCTGCGGTGAAATCCTGCAGGGCAGCTCCGAGGCCGGTGACGGGCAGCCGGTTGGTCTGCCACGGTGCTACCGGCTCCGCCAGTCCCAGGGCAACGGCAAGGCGTGAGGTCAGGTCAAAGGGTCCGTCAGTGCCGCTGTGCGCCGCGGTCGCGGTGGTCAGCGCGGCCATGGTTCCGGATGCCCCGCCCCACTGCAGGGGCAGCCCGAGGGCGGCGGTGCGCAGCCCTTCGGCAGCCTGACCGACACCGTGCAGCCACTGCGCTGCGCGCAGCCCGAAGGTGGAGGGCAGGGAGTGCTGGGTCAGGGTCCGGGCAACACACAGGGTCCGGGCATGGCGCCGGGCAAGGTCTCCCAGTGCCGTGACGGCCCGGTCTGCGTCCGAGAGGATGGCCTCCAGCGCCCGGCGGGCCAGGAGCATCAGGGCGGTGTCCATGATGTCCTGGCTGGTGGCGCCACGGTGGATCGCGCCCGCAGCCGCCGGGGATTGGGCCTGTGCCAGCTTCCGCAGGTCCGCGAGCAGGGGGATGACCGGGTTACCGCCGCCCTGTGCCCGTTCCGCCAGGGACGCGGCGTCATACAGGGAGGCGTCGCTGACGGCCGCCACGGCAGCGGGCGCTTCAGGGTCGGCCAGCCCGGCGTCCGCCAGCACCCGCACCCAGGCCAGCTCCACGTCCAGCAGGGCCTGGAGCAGCGCCGTGTCCCCCGTCAGCGCGGCCACCCGGGTACCGGCCCATGCCGGTGCGAGCAGGCCGTAGTCGGCGCTCTCCGCTGCACCCATGCCTAGGCTCCCGGGTAGGTGAGGAAAACTGTTTCGTTCTCCCCCTGCAGCGAGATGTTCCAGCGCAGTCCGCCGTCGGCCTCGCGCGTGGCAATGAGGGTGCGCCTCCGCTCCTCGGGGAGCGAGGAGAGCAGGGCGTCGCGTGCCAGCGCTTCCTCGTCATCGGGCAGGTACATGCGGGTATGCAGCTTATTCAGCAGGCCGCGGGCGAAGATCACGAAGGAGATGAAGGGCGCTGAACCTGCTTCGGTGGGGCCGGGGTTTACCGTGGTGAACGTGTAGTTTCCCGTGTTGTCCACGGCTGTGCGGCCCCAGCCGGTGAAGGTGTAGCCGTCCCGGACCAGCGAGCCGGTCTGCTGCGGGATGTTGCCCTCAGCGTCGGCCTGCCAGATTTCGAGCAGGGCATCGGGGATGGTTTCCCCGGCGCCGTCCGTGACCGTTCCCTGCAGCCGGATGCTGCCGGGCAGTCCCGGCGCAAGGAGCTGGTTGTCCTTCTCGAAGGGAAGCGCGTATCCGTAGAACGGGCCGATGGTCTGCCCGGGTGTGGCGGTAAGTTTCTGCTCGCTCATTTACTCTGCGTCCTCGTCTTCCATCCAGGTGCGGTTGCTGCCGGTGAGCACAATGTCCCAGTTGTAGCCGGTGGCCCACTCATGCGATGTCAGGTTGTGGTCATACGTGGCCACGAGGCGGTCGCGTGCCTTCTGATCGGTAATCGACTGGTAGATCGGGTCCAGCGCGAACAGCGGATCGCCGGGGAAATACATCTGGGTGATCATGCGCTGGGTGAAGTCGGTGCCGAACAGGGAGAAATGGATGTGGGCCGGGCGCCAGGCGTTGAAGTGGTTCTTCCAAGGGTAGGGCCCGGGCTTGATGGTGGTGAACTCGTAGTAGCCGTCGTCGGTGGTGATGCAGCGGCCGACGCCGGTGAAGTTCGGGTCCAGCGGAGCCGGATGCTGGTCCCGCTTGTGGATGTAGCGGCCGGCCGAGTTGGCCTGCCAGATTTCCACCAGCTGGTTGCGCACGGGCCGTCCGTCGCCGTCGAGGATCCGGCCGCGGACAATGATGCGCTCCCCCAGGGGCTCACCGTTGTGCTGGATGGTCAGATCGCTCTCCAGGGCGTGCACGTCCTGGTGTCCGAACGCCGGTGACCACAGTTCGATTGTCTCGGGGTCAACGTGGTGCGGATCCTTGGTGGGGTGGCGCAGGATGGAGCTGCGGTAGGGAGGGAAGTCGATGCGGGGCTGGCTTTCCGGGGCGGCGCCGTCATGTACGGACTTGTCATACGCCGCGTGGACCGAGGCAATCTCCGCCGAAATCTGGTCCTGCGACGCCTGCGCCGCATCCAGTTTCTCGACGACATGGCTGTTCTGGAAAAGATCCTTTTCCATTTCCATGGTTTTTCCTTTCGACTTCGAGCGCATCCTTGCACTCCGGCTATCCAACAAGCGTCCGCGTGGTCGAGACCACACTACACCGCTTGTTCATCTTGTGTACAGGTGTTCGTCATACGAACGAAATTAGGCGTTGGGCCACCCGGTGTAGGCCTCGGCCAGGTATGCGCTGCCATGCCGGGAGGCGACGACGCCGCTGAGCTCGCCCAGCGCACGCTTGCGTTCAAAGGGGCTGGCGTCTTCGCGGGTGTGCAGCATGGAAGTCATCCAGTAGGAGAAGTTCTGCGCCCGCCAGACCCGCTTTAGTGCCTTGTCGCTGTAGCCTTCCAGCAGTTCGGGCGACTTGGTGGCGTAGAAGGAGTCAATGGCTTCGAACAGTACCTGCACATCGGCCAGGGCCAGGTTCAGCCCCTTGGCTCCGGTGGGCGGAACCGTATGTCCGGCGTCGCCGGCAAGGAAGAGGTTGCCGTAGCGCAGCGGCTCGCACACGTAGCTGCGGAACTTCAGGACGGTTTTTTCGAAGATGGGTCCGCGCTTCAGTTCCAGGCCGTCGGGCCCGTCCACCCGGGCCTGCAGCTCATCCCAGATCCGGTCTTCGCTCCAGGCGTCCGGGTCTTCATTCGGATCGGACTGGAAATACATCCGCTGGACCGTTTCGCTGCGCTGGCTGATCAGGGCAAACCCGCGGTCGGAATTGGCATAGATGAGTTCCGGCGCGCTGGGGGCGGCCTCGGTGAGGATGCCGAACCAGGCAAAGGGGTATTCGATGAAGTTATCCGTGCGGGCGTCCTTGGGGATGGAGCGCTTGCAGATGCCGGCGGAGCCGTCGGAGCCTACCAGCAGCTCGCAGTGGATCTCGAACTCCGTACCCTCAGCGTCCGTGAAGAGAATCTTCGGGGTGTCAGTGGTGAGGTCGGTGACGGAGGTGTCGCTGACGCCGTAGCGTACGTCACCGCCGTCGCGCTCCCGGGCCGCGGCCAGGTCGGTGAACACTTCATTCTGCGGGTACAGCCAGACCGATTCCCCGACCAGGTCCTGGAAGTCGATCCGGTGGCTTACGCCGCCAAAGCGAAGATCGATTCCGTCATGCCGGTATCCGTCCGTAAGCACCCGGTCGCTGACTCCGGTCTCGGTGAGCATACGCACGCTGCCGTGCTCCAGGATGCCTGCGCGATGGGTGGTGCGGATGGTTTCGTGGTCCCGCTTTTCCACCACGATGTTCTCGATCCCGGATTTCGAGAGCAGATGGGAGAGCATCAGGCCTGCCGGGCCGCCTCCTACAATGCCGACCTGCGTCTTGATAACCGTGCGCTGTGCGCCCATCTGGTACTCCCTTTGGAAAATCTGTTGCGGTTCCTGGTCTCCAGTGTGACTGCGCGCACAACGTGTTACCCAGAGGGTTCCCATTCAATGGGAATCCCGGTCCGGTTCCCACCTTCATCAACCGGCTGCCGCGGGTTATCGGCCGTAATGCGGCCCGGCGGCGTCCGCCCGCACCCCCAGCCCGCGCGAGATACCCCGCGCCGCGGTCATCAGTGCGGGCACGGTGGCTGAGATGTTCTCCTCCCCCGTCGGCACCACCACGCCGATTGCAGCCACCGCCGTTCCTCCGGCTCCGAACACGGGCACGGCTATCCCGGTGGTCTCGGGCACGACGGCGCCGGGCAGGCTGGCGCTGCCCTGCAGCCGCATCTGGGCCCACGTCGCCCGCAGGCCCCGCACCTCGTCCGGTTCCAGGTTTCGCTTCGACAGATATGCCTCCTGCTGGTGCCTGGGAGCGTGGGCCATCATGACCATCCCGGAGGAGGAGACATGCACCGGCAGGCGTCCCGCTACCTGCGCGTGGTTGAGCACGGAACCGTGGCTGGACAGCCGCTCGATGAACAGCACCTCGTCCTGGCTGAGGATGGACAGCTGGGTGTGCTGCCGGACCACGGCCTGAATGTCCTCCATAAAGGGCATGGCTATCTGTTTGAGGCCAAGGGCGGCGGAACTGCGGTTGGCCAGTTCCCACAGCCGCAGGCCCAGGCGGACACTGCCGCCGGATTCCTTCTGCAGGAAACCGTGACCCATCAGGTCATTGACAATCCGGTGAGTGGTGGACAGCGGCAGCCCGGTGCGGCGTGCCAGCGTGGCCACGGACATGCTCGGGCGGGTTCCGTCGAAGGCACCGATAATCCGCACAATCCGGTCCGTCATGGACTCGCCCGTTGGAGAATTCGCCATGACATTCAGTCTGGCACAGCGCTGCCGGCCGCCGGGGAGCGGTTAAACGCGGAAGGTCCCGCACCCTGGTGGGTACGGGACCTTCCTCTGCTTGCGCTTTCCTTAGCGGAAGTCGCTGCCCATGTCGTAGTCATCCAGCGGGATGGCGTGGAACTCGGGGCTGAGGCCGCCGTCAACTCCGGCGTAGTCGAAGTCGCTGAAGGCGCTCGGGCCGGTGAACAGGTTGGCCTTTGCTTCCTCGGTCGGCTCGACAGTGACCTCGGTGTAACGGGGCAGGCCCGTTCCGGCCGGGATCAGCTTACCGATGATGACGTTCTCCTTGAGGCCGAGCAGCGGATCGCTCTTGCCTTCCATGGCCGCCTGCGTCAGGACGCGGGTGGTCTCCTGGAAGGAAGCTGCGGACAGCCAGGACTCGGTGGCCAGGGAGGCCTTGGTGATACCCATCAGTTCCGGACGGCCCGAAGCAGGCTTCTTGCCTTCCGAAACCACGCGGCGGTTCTCGCTCTCGAACCGGCGTCGTTCGGTCAGCTCACCCGGGAGCAGATCGGAATCGCCGGACTCAATCACGGTCACGCGGCGCAGCATCTGGCGGACAATAACCTCGACGTGCTTGTCGTGGATGCCCACACCCTGGCTGCGGTACACGCGCTGGACTTCGTCCACCAGGAACTCCTGTGCCTTGCGCGGGCCGAGGATACGGAGGATCTGCTTGGGATCCACCGCACCGAAGACCAGCTGCTGGCCAACCTCGACGTGGTCGCCGTCGGCAACCAGGAGGCGTGCACGGCGCAGGACCGGGTACGCGATTTCCTCGGAGCCGTCATCGGGAGTGACAACCAGACGCATCTGGCGGTCGGTCTCTTCGATGGTGACCCGGCCCGCGGTCTCGGAGATCGGAGCAACACCCTTAGGCGTACGTGCTTCGAAGAGCTCCTGGATACGGGGCAGACCCTGGGTGATGTCCTCAGCAGAAGCAACACCACCGGTGTGGAAGGTACGCATGGTCAGCTGGGTACCCGGCTCACCAATGGACTGTGCAGCGATGATGCCCACGGCCTCGCCGATGTCCACGGTCTTACCCGTGGCCAGGGAGCGGCCGTAGCAAAGTGCACAGGTACCGACGGCGGACTCACAGGTGAGTACGGAGCGGACCTTGATGTCGGTAACACCGGCTTCGAACAGCTTCGCGATGAGCACGTCGCCCACATCGTCGCCGCCCTTGGCCAGGACGTTGCCCTGCGGATCGGTGACGTCGGTGGCCAGCGTACGGGCGTAGGCCGAGTTCTCGACCTCTTCGTGCAGCTGCAGCTCACCGTTGGCATCCGGAACCGCGATGGTCACGTTCAGGCCGCGCTCGGTGCCGCAGTCTTCCTCGCGGACAATAACGTCCTGCGAAACGTCCACCAGACGACGGGTCAGGTAACCCGAGTTGGCGGTACGCAGAGCGGTATCGGCGAGACCCTTACGGGCACCGTGCGTGGCGATGAAGTATTCCAGCACCGACAGGCCCTCACGGTAGGAGGACTTAATCGGACGCGGGATGATCTCGCCCTTAGGGTTGGCCACCAGACCACGGATACCGGCAATCTGCCGGACCTGCAGCCAGTTACCACGGGCGCCGGAGGAGACCATGCGGTTGATGTTGTTGAATTCGGGCATGTTTGCCCGCATTGCAGCAGCAACCTCGTTGGTGGCCTTGTTCCAGATATCGATCAGTTCCTGGCGGCGCTCGTCTTCAGCGATCAGGCCCTTGCCGTACTGGCTTTCAACCTTGGCAGCCTGAGCTTCGTAGCCCTCCATAATGGCCGGCTTGTCGATCGGAGCCGCGATATCGGAGATGGCGACGGTAACGCCCGAGCGGGTGGCCCAGTAGAAACCGGAGTCCTTCAGGTTATCCAGCGTGGCAGCCGTGACAACCTTCGGGTACCGCTCAGCGAGATCGTTGACGATCGCCGAAAGCTGTCCCTTGTCTGCAACCTTCGCAACCCAGGGGTAGTCCGCCGGCAGGGTCTGGTTGAACAGAACCTGGCCGAGGGAGGTTTCGATGAGGGCGGGGGTGCCTTCTTCCCAACCTTCCGGTGCGGGCTGGTCTGCGCTGGGGACGAAGCCGTCAACGCGGATCTTGACCAGGGCGTTCAGGTGCAGCTCGCCCATGTCC from Arthrobacter zhangbolii includes the following:
- a CDS encoding lyase family protein, which encodes MGAAESADYGLLAPAWAGTRVAALTGDTALLQALLDVELAWVRVLADAGLADPEAPAAVAAVSDASLYDAASLAERAQGGGNPVIPLLADLRKLAQAQSPAAAGAIHRGATSQDIMDTALMLLARRALEAILSDADRAVTALGDLARRHARTLCVARTLTQHSLPSTFGLRAAQWLHGVGQAAEGLRTAALGLPLQWGGASGTMAALTTATAAHSGTDGPFDLTSRLAVALGLAEPVAPWQTNRLPVTGLGAALQDFTAAAGKMANDVLLLSRPEIGEVSEPRAAGRGGSSAMPQKQNPVLSVLIRSAALAAPGHGVQLQAAAAAADDERPSGSWHVEWQALRSLLRLAGGAAAKLAELAAGLQVHTRALERNLAAAGPLVVSEKIMAVVAPLLDDGVAGRGKKLVSEAVAHSLSTGEPFATVLRSTVPEDILSDDRLADILDPVNYVGEAAALIERITAAYPGKPSA
- the pcaG gene encoding protocatechuate 3,4-dioxygenase subunit alpha yields the protein MSEQKLTATPGQTIGPFYGYALPFEKDNQLLAPGLPGSIRLQGTVTDGAGETIPDALLEIWQADAEGNIPQQTGSLVRDGYTFTGWGRTAVDNTGNYTFTTVNPGPTEAGSAPFISFVIFARGLLNKLHTRMYLPDDEEALARDALLSSLPEERRRTLIATREADGGLRWNISLQGENETVFLTYPGA
- the pcaH gene encoding protocatechuate 3,4-dioxygenase subunit beta, producing the protein MEMEKDLFQNSHVVEKLDAAQASQDQISAEIASVHAAYDKSVHDGAAPESQPRIDFPPYRSSILRHPTKDPHHVDPETIELWSPAFGHQDVHALESDLTIQHNGEPLGERIIVRGRILDGDGRPVRNQLVEIWQANSAGRYIHKRDQHPAPLDPNFTGVGRCITTDDGYYEFTTIKPGPYPWKNHFNAWRPAHIHFSLFGTDFTQRMITQMYFPGDPLFALDPIYQSITDQKARDRLVATYDHNLTSHEWATGYNWDIVLTGSNRTWMEDEDAE
- a CDS encoding 4-hydroxybenzoate 3-monooxygenase, with the translated sequence MGAQRTVIKTQVGIVGGGPAGLMLSHLLSKSGIENIVVEKRDHETIRTTHRAGILEHGSVRMLTETGVSDRVLTDGYRHDGIDLRFGGVSHRIDFQDLVGESVWLYPQNEVFTDLAAARERDGGDVRYGVSDTSVTDLTTDTPKILFTDAEGTEFEIHCELLVGSDGSAGICKRSIPKDARTDNFIEYPFAWFGILTEAAPSAPELIYANSDRGFALISQRSETVQRMYFQSDPNEDPDAWSEDRIWDELQARVDGPDGLELKRGPIFEKTVLKFRSYVCEPLRYGNLFLAGDAGHTVPPTGAKGLNLALADVQVLFEAIDSFYATKSPELLEGYSDKALKRVWRAQNFSYWMTSMLHTREDASPFERKRALGELSGVVASRHGSAYLAEAYTGWPNA
- a CDS encoding IclR family transcriptional regulator, whose product is MANSPTGESMTDRIVRIIGAFDGTRPSMSVATLARRTGLPLSTTHRIVNDLMGHGFLQKESGGSVRLGLRLWELANRSSAALGLKQIAMPFMEDIQAVVRQHTQLSILSQDEVLFIERLSSHGSVLNHAQVAGRLPVHVSSSGMVMMAHAPRHQQEAYLSKRNLEPDEVRGLRATWAQMRLQGSASLPGAVVPETTGIAVPVFGAGGTAVAAIGVVVPTGEENISATVPALMTAARGISRGLGVRADAAGPHYGR
- a CDS encoding DNA-directed RNA polymerase subunit beta'; its protein translation is MSNDSTFGLMRIGLATADEIRGWSYGEVKKPETINYRTLKPEKDGLFCEKIFGPSRDWECYCGKYKRVRFKGIICERCGVEVTRAKVRRERMGHIELAAPVTHIWYFKGVPSRLGYLLDLAPKDLEKVIYFAAYMITSVDEENRHAELPNLQAEHDLERKHLVDQRDSDIAAIAKDLEGELARLEGEGAKAADKKKARDSADRQMAKVRRDADHNIERLEQVWDRFKNLKVGDLEGDEGLYRELRDRYGLYFEGSMGAEAIKKRLEDFDMQAESESLRDIIQNGKGQRKTRALKRLKVVNAFLTTSNSPLGMVLDAVPVIPPELRPMVQLDGGRFATSDLNDLYRRVINRNNRLKRLLDLGAPEIIVNNEKRMLQEAVDSLFDNGRRGRPVTGPGNRPLKSLSDMLKGKQGRFRQNLLGKRVDYSGRSVIVVGPQLKLHQCGLPKQMALELFKPFVMKRLVDLNHAQNIKSAKRMVERFRPQVWDVLEEIITEHPVLLNRAPTLHRLGIQAFEPQLVEGKALQLHPLVCGAFNADFDGDQMAVHLPLSPEAQAEARILMLSSNNILKPSDGRPVTLPSQDMIIGLHHLTTKRPGAAGEGRVFGSLAEAIMASDMGELHLNALVKIRVDGFVPSADQPAPEGWEEGTPALIETSLGQVLFNQTLPADYPWVAKVADKGQLSAIVNDLAERYPKVVTAATLDNLKDSGFYWATRSGVTVAISDIAAPIDKPAIMEGYEAQAAKVESQYGKGLIAEDERRQELIDIWNKATNEVAAAMRANMPEFNNINRMVSSGARGNWLQVRQIAGIRGLVANPKGEIIPRPIKSSYREGLSVLEYFIATHGARKGLADTALRTANSGYLTRRLVDVSQDVIVREEDCGTERGLNVTIAVPDANGELQLHEEVENSAYARTLATDVTDPQGNVLAKGGDDVGDVLIAKLFEAGVTDIKVRSVLTCESAVGTCALCYGRSLATGKTVDIGEAVGIIAAQSIGEPGTQLTMRTFHTGGVASAEDITQGLPRIQELFEARTPKGVAPISETAGRVTIEETDRQMRLVVTPDDGSEEIAYPVLRRARLLVADGDHVEVGQQLVFGAVDPKQILRILGPRKAQEFLVDEVQRVYRSQGVGIHDKHVEVIVRQMLRRVTVIESGDSDLLPGELTERRRFESENRRVVSEGKKPASGRPELMGITKASLATESWLSAASFQETTRVLTQAAMEGKSDPLLGLKENVIIGKLIPAGTGLPRYTEVTVEPTEEAKANLFTGPSAFSDFDYAGVDGGLSPEFHAIPLDDYDMGSDFR